From Oryctolagus cuniculus chromosome 17, mOryCun1.1, whole genome shotgun sequence, a single genomic window includes:
- the MLLT6 gene encoding protein AF-17 isoform X2 has translation MKEMVGGCCVCSDERGWAENPLVYCDGHACSVAVHQACYGIVQVPTGPWFCRKCESQERAARVRCELCPHKDGALKRTDNGGWAHVVCALYIPEVQFANVLTMEPIVLQYVPHDRFNKTCYICEEQGRESKAASGACMTCNRHGCRQAFHVTCAQMAGLLCEEEVLEVDNVKYCGYCKYHFSKMTSRPSSGGGGTGSTGGGSGSGSTGGGGGFVTGRRSRSASPSTQQEKHPSHHERGQKKSRKDKERLKQKHKKRPESPPSILTPPVVPTADKVSSSASSSHHEASAQETSEGSRDSKGKKSSSHSLSHKGKKLSGGKGVSSFTSASSSSSSSSSSSSGGPFQPAVSSLQSSPDFSAFPKLEQPEEDKYSKPAAPTPPAPPSPPAPEPPKADLFEQKVVFSGFGPIMRFSTTTSSSGRTRAPSPGDYKSPHVLGSGASAGTHKRMPALSATPAPAEETPEAGLKEKKHKASKRSRHGPGRPKGSRNKEGPSGPATPSLPGAQLAGFTATAASPFSGGSLVSSGLGGLSSRTFGPSGSLPSLSLESPLLGAGIYTSNKDPISHGGGMLRAACSTPLSSSLLGAPGTSALPRLSRSPFTSALPSSSASISTTQVFSLAGSTFSLPSTHIFGTPMGAVNPLLTQAESSHTEPDLEDCSFRCRGTSPQESLSSMSPISSLPALFDQTASAPCGGVQLDPAAPGTTNMEQLLEKQGDGEAGVNIVEMLKALHALQKENQRLQEQILSLTAKKERLQILNVQLSVPFPALPAALPTANGPGPGPYGLPPQAGSSDSLSTSKSPPGKSSLGLDHSLSTSSEDPHSGCPSRSSSSLSFHSTPPPLPLLQQSPAALPLAPLPPQPQNGLGRAPGTAGLGAVPMAEGLLGGLAGSGGLPLNGLLGGLNGAAAPNPAGLSQAGGAPTLQLPGCLNSLTEQQRHLLQQQEQQLQQLQQLLASPQLTPEHQTVVYQMIQQIQQKRELQRLQMAGGSQLPMASLLAGSSTPLLSAGTPGLLPAGALVAPSLGNNTSLLAAAAAAAAVAAAGGPPVLTAQTNPFLSLSGADTSGSGPKGGTADKGASANQEKG, from the exons ATGAAGGAGATGGTAGGAGGCTGCTGCGTATGTTCGGACGAGAGGGGCTGGGCCGAGAACCCGCTGGTCTACTGCGATGGGCACGCGTGCAGCGTGGCCGTCCACCAAG CTTGCTATGGCATCGTCCAGGTGCCAACGGGACCCTGGTTCTGCAGGAAATGTGAATCCCAGGAGAGAGCAGCCAGGgtg AGGTGTGAGCTGTGCCCACACAAGGACGGGGCGTTGAAGAGGACTGACAATGGAG GCTGGGCCCACGTGGTGTGTGCCCTCTACATCCCCGAAGTGCAGTTTGCCAACGTGCTCACCATGGAGCCCATCGTGCTACAGTACGTGCCTCATGATCGCTTCAACAAG ACCTGCTACATCTGCGAGGAGCAGGGCCGAGAGAGCAAGGCGGCCTCGGGAGCCTGCATGACCTGTAACCGTCACGGGTGCCGGCAAGCTTTCCACGTCACCTG TGCCCAGATGGCAGGCCTGCTGTGtgaggaagaagtgttggagGTGGACAACGTGAAGTACTGTGGCTACTGCAAGTACCACTTCAGCAAGATG ACATCCCGGCCCAGCAGTGGGGGAGGAGGCACGGGCAGTACAGGCGgaggcagcggcagcggcagtaCAGGGGGAGGTGGCGGCTTCGTCACTGGCAGGAGGAGCCGGTCAGCCTCGCCGTCCACCCAGCAGGAGAAGCACCCCAGCCACCACGAGCGCGGCCAGAAGAAG AGTCGAAAAGACAAAGAACGCCTTAAACAGAAGCACAAGAAGCGGCCTGAGTCACCCCCCAGCATCCTCACCCCACCTGTGGTCCCCACTGCTGACAAG gtctCCTCATCGGCTTCCTCCTCCCACCACGAGGCCAGCGCTCAGGAGACCTcggagggcagcagggactcgaagGGGAAAAAGTCTTCCAGCCACAGCCTGAGTCACAAGGGAAAGAAGCTGAGCGGTGGGAAAGGTGTGAGCAGTTTTacctccgcctcctcctcttcctcctcctcctcttcctcctcctctgggggGCCCTTCCAGCCTGCAG TCTCGTCCCTGCAGAGCTCCCCTGATTTTTCTGCATTTCCCAAACTGGAGCAGCCGGAAGAGGACAAGTACTCCAAGcccgcagcccccacccctccagcccctccctcgcCCCCAGCCCCTGAGCCCCCCAAGGCTGACCTCTTTGAGCAGAAGGTGGTCTTCTCTGGCTTTGGGCCCATTATGCGCttctccaccaccacctccagctCGGGTCGGACCCGGGCCCCCTCCCCTGGGGACTATAAGTCTCCCCACGTCTTGGGGTCTGGGGCCTCAGCAGGCACCCACAAGCGAATGCCTGCACTGAGCGCCACGCCCGCACCTGCTGAGGAGACCCCCGAGGCGGGCCTGAAGGAGAAGAAGCACAAAGCCAGCAAGAGGAGCCGACATGGGCCAGGCCGTCCCAAGGGCAGCCGGAACAAGGAAGGCCCCAGTGGCCCGGCtaccccctccctgcctggggcccAGCTGGCTGGCTTTACGGCCACTGCTGCCTCGCCCTTCTCCGGAGGTTCCTTGGTCAGCTCCGGCCTGGGTGGTCTGTCCTCCCGCACCTTTGGCCCTTCTGGAAGCTTGCCCAGCCTAAGCCTGGAGTCCCCGCTGCTGGGGGCAG GCATCTACACCAGTAATAAGGACCCCATCTCCCACGGCGGGGGCATGCTGCGGGCCGCCTGCAGCACCCCGCtctcctccagcctgctgggagcCCCAGGGACCTCAGCCCTCCCCCGCCTCAGCCGCTCCCCATTTACCAgcgccctcccctcctcctctgcttctatCTCCACCACTCAG gtGTTTTCTCTGGCTGGCTCTACCTTTAGCCTCCCCTCTACCCACATCTTCGGAACCCCGATGGGTGCCGTTAACCCCCTTCTCACCCAAGCCGAGAGCAGCCACACAG AGCCAGACCTGGAGGACTGCAGCTTCCGGTGTCGGGGGACCTCCCCCCAGGAGAGTCTGTCTTCCAT GTCCCCCATCAGCAGCCTCCCCGCACTCTTCGACCAGACGGCGTCCGCACCCTGCGGGGGCGTGCAGCTAGACCCCGCGGCCCCGGGAACCACCAACATGGAGCAGCTGCTGGAGAAGCAGGGAGACGGGGAAGCCGGCGTCAACA TCGTGGAGATGCTGAAGGCGCTGCACGCGTTGCAGAAGGAAAACCAGCGGCTGCAGGAGCAGATCCTGAGCCTGACGGCCAAGAAGGAGCGGCTGCAGATTCTCAACGTGCAGCTCTCCGTGCCCTTCCCCGCCCTGCCTGCTGCGCTGCCTACGGCCAACGGCCCGGGCCCGGGGCCCTACGGCCTGCCTCCCCAAG CCGGCAGCAGCGACTCCTTGAGCACCAGCAAGAGCCCTCCTGGGAAGAGCAGCCTCGGCCTGGACCACTCGCTGTCCACTTCTTCTGAG gacccCCACTCAGGCTGCCCGAGCCGCAGCAGCTCGTCGCTCTCCTTCCACAGCACGCCCCCACCGCTGCCCCTGCTCCAGCAGAGCCCCGCCGCCCTGCCTCTGGCCCCGCTCCCACCCCAGCCGCAGAACGGGTTGGGCCGGGCACCTGggacagcggggctgggggctgtgcccaTGGCCGAGGGGCTGTTGGGGGGACTGGCGGGCAGTGGGGGCCTGCCCCTCAATGGGCTCCTGGGGGGGTTGAATGGGGCTGCCGCCCCCAACCCTGCAGGCTTGAGCCAGGCTGGCGGGGCCCCCACGCTGCAGCTGCCAGGTTGTCTCAACAG TCTCACGGAGCAGCAGAGACACCTCCTGCAGCAGcaagagcagcagctgcagcagctgcagcagctcctgGCCTCTCCGCAGCTGACCCCG GAACACCAGACTGTTGTATACCAGATGATCCAGCAGATCCAGCAGAAGCGGGAGCTGCAGCGGCTGCAGATGGCCGGGGGCTCCCAGCTGCCCATGGCCAGCCTGTTGGCAGGAAGCTCCACCCCACTGCTGTCGGCGGGCACCCCTGGCCTGCTGCCTGCCGGAGCCCTGGTGGCTCCCTCCCTTGGCAACAACACAAGTCTCCTGGCCGCCGCAGCTGCGGCTGCggcagtagcagcagcaggcGGCCCTCCAGTGCTCACGGCCCAGACCAACCCCTTCCTCAGCTTGTCGGGGGCCGACACCAGTGGCAGTGGCCCCAAAGGAGGG ACCGCTGACAAAGGAGCCTCCGCCAACCAGGAGAAAGGCTAA
- the MLLT6 gene encoding protein AF-17 isoform X4 produces the protein MKEMVGGCCVCSDERGWAENPLVYCDGHACSVAVHQACYGIVQVPTGPWFCRKCESQERAARVRCELCPHKDGALKRTDNGGWAHVVCALYIPEVQFANVLTMEPIVLQYVPHDRFNKTCYICEEQGRESKAASGACMTCNRHGCRQAFHVTCAQMAGLLCEEEVLEVDNVKYCGYCKYHFSKMKTSRPSSGGGGTGSTGGGSGSGSTGGGGGFVTGRRSRSASPSTQQEKHPSHHERGQKKSRKDKERLKQKHKKRPESPPSILTPPVVPTADKVSSSASSSHHEASAQETSEGSRDSKGKKSSSHSLSHKGKKLSGGKGVSSFTSASSSSSSSSSSSSGGPFQPAVSSLQSSPDFSAFPKLEQPEEDKYSKPAAPTPPAPPSPPAPEPPKADLFEQKVVFSGFGPIMRFSTTTSSSGRTRAPSPGDYKSPHVLGSGASAGTHKRMPALSATPAPAEETPEAGLKEKKHKASKRSRHGPGRPKGSRNKEGPSGPATPSLPGAQLAGFTATAASPFSGGSLVSSGLGGLSSRTFGPSGSLPSLSLESPLLGAGIYTSNKDPISHGGGMLRAACSTPLSSSLLGAPGTSALPRLSRSPFTSALPSSSASISTTQVFSLAGSTFSLPSTHIFGTPMGAVNPLLTQAESSHTEPDLEDCSFRCRGTSPQESLSSILPALFDQTASAPCGGVQLDPAAPGTTNMEQLLEKQGDGEAGVNIVEMLKALHALQKENQRLQEQILSLTAKKERLQILNVQLSVPFPALPAALPTANGPGPGPYGLPPQAGSSDSLSTSKSPPGKSSLGLDHSLSTSSEDPHSGCPSRSSSSLSFHSTPPPLPLLQQSPAALPLAPLPPQPQNGLGRAPGTAGLGAVPMAEGLLGGLAGSGGLPLNGLLGGLNGAAAPNPAGLSQAGGAPTLQLPGCLNSLTEQQRHLLQQQEQQLQQLQQLLASPQLTPEHQTVVYQMIQQIQQKRELQRLQMAGGSQLPMASLLAGSSTPLLSAGTPGLLPAGALVAPSLGNNTSLLAAAAAAAAVAAAGGPPVLTAQTNPFLSLSGADTSGSGPKGGTADKGASANQEKG, from the exons ATGAAGGAGATGGTAGGAGGCTGCTGCGTATGTTCGGACGAGAGGGGCTGGGCCGAGAACCCGCTGGTCTACTGCGATGGGCACGCGTGCAGCGTGGCCGTCCACCAAG CTTGCTATGGCATCGTCCAGGTGCCAACGGGACCCTGGTTCTGCAGGAAATGTGAATCCCAGGAGAGAGCAGCCAGGgtg AGGTGTGAGCTGTGCCCACACAAGGACGGGGCGTTGAAGAGGACTGACAATGGAG GCTGGGCCCACGTGGTGTGTGCCCTCTACATCCCCGAAGTGCAGTTTGCCAACGTGCTCACCATGGAGCCCATCGTGCTACAGTACGTGCCTCATGATCGCTTCAACAAG ACCTGCTACATCTGCGAGGAGCAGGGCCGAGAGAGCAAGGCGGCCTCGGGAGCCTGCATGACCTGTAACCGTCACGGGTGCCGGCAAGCTTTCCACGTCACCTG TGCCCAGATGGCAGGCCTGCTGTGtgaggaagaagtgttggagGTGGACAACGTGAAGTACTGTGGCTACTGCAAGTACCACTTCAGCAAGATG AAGACATCCCGGCCCAGCAGTGGGGGAGGAGGCACGGGCAGTACAGGCGgaggcagcggcagcggcagtaCAGGGGGAGGTGGCGGCTTCGTCACTGGCAGGAGGAGCCGGTCAGCCTCGCCGTCCACCCAGCAGGAGAAGCACCCCAGCCACCACGAGCGCGGCCAGAAGAAG AGTCGAAAAGACAAAGAACGCCTTAAACAGAAGCACAAGAAGCGGCCTGAGTCACCCCCCAGCATCCTCACCCCACCTGTGGTCCCCACTGCTGACAAG gtctCCTCATCGGCTTCCTCCTCCCACCACGAGGCCAGCGCTCAGGAGACCTcggagggcagcagggactcgaagGGGAAAAAGTCTTCCAGCCACAGCCTGAGTCACAAGGGAAAGAAGCTGAGCGGTGGGAAAGGTGTGAGCAGTTTTacctccgcctcctcctcttcctcctcctcctcttcctcctcctctgggggGCCCTTCCAGCCTGCAG TCTCGTCCCTGCAGAGCTCCCCTGATTTTTCTGCATTTCCCAAACTGGAGCAGCCGGAAGAGGACAAGTACTCCAAGcccgcagcccccacccctccagcccctccctcgcCCCCAGCCCCTGAGCCCCCCAAGGCTGACCTCTTTGAGCAGAAGGTGGTCTTCTCTGGCTTTGGGCCCATTATGCGCttctccaccaccacctccagctCGGGTCGGACCCGGGCCCCCTCCCCTGGGGACTATAAGTCTCCCCACGTCTTGGGGTCTGGGGCCTCAGCAGGCACCCACAAGCGAATGCCTGCACTGAGCGCCACGCCCGCACCTGCTGAGGAGACCCCCGAGGCGGGCCTGAAGGAGAAGAAGCACAAAGCCAGCAAGAGGAGCCGACATGGGCCAGGCCGTCCCAAGGGCAGCCGGAACAAGGAAGGCCCCAGTGGCCCGGCtaccccctccctgcctggggcccAGCTGGCTGGCTTTACGGCCACTGCTGCCTCGCCCTTCTCCGGAGGTTCCTTGGTCAGCTCCGGCCTGGGTGGTCTGTCCTCCCGCACCTTTGGCCCTTCTGGAAGCTTGCCCAGCCTAAGCCTGGAGTCCCCGCTGCTGGGGGCAG GCATCTACACCAGTAATAAGGACCCCATCTCCCACGGCGGGGGCATGCTGCGGGCCGCCTGCAGCACCCCGCtctcctccagcctgctgggagcCCCAGGGACCTCAGCCCTCCCCCGCCTCAGCCGCTCCCCATTTACCAgcgccctcccctcctcctctgcttctatCTCCACCACTCAG gtGTTTTCTCTGGCTGGCTCTACCTTTAGCCTCCCCTCTACCCACATCTTCGGAACCCCGATGGGTGCCGTTAACCCCCTTCTCACCCAAGCCGAGAGCAGCCACACAG AGCCAGACCTGGAGGACTGCAGCTTCCGGTGTCGGGGGACCTCCCCCCAGGAGAGTCTGTCTTCCAT CCTCCCCGCACTCTTCGACCAGACGGCGTCCGCACCCTGCGGGGGCGTGCAGCTAGACCCCGCGGCCCCGGGAACCACCAACATGGAGCAGCTGCTGGAGAAGCAGGGAGACGGGGAAGCCGGCGTCAACA TCGTGGAGATGCTGAAGGCGCTGCACGCGTTGCAGAAGGAAAACCAGCGGCTGCAGGAGCAGATCCTGAGCCTGACGGCCAAGAAGGAGCGGCTGCAGATTCTCAACGTGCAGCTCTCCGTGCCCTTCCCCGCCCTGCCTGCTGCGCTGCCTACGGCCAACGGCCCGGGCCCGGGGCCCTACGGCCTGCCTCCCCAAG CCGGCAGCAGCGACTCCTTGAGCACCAGCAAGAGCCCTCCTGGGAAGAGCAGCCTCGGCCTGGACCACTCGCTGTCCACTTCTTCTGAG gacccCCACTCAGGCTGCCCGAGCCGCAGCAGCTCGTCGCTCTCCTTCCACAGCACGCCCCCACCGCTGCCCCTGCTCCAGCAGAGCCCCGCCGCCCTGCCTCTGGCCCCGCTCCCACCCCAGCCGCAGAACGGGTTGGGCCGGGCACCTGggacagcggggctgggggctgtgcccaTGGCCGAGGGGCTGTTGGGGGGACTGGCGGGCAGTGGGGGCCTGCCCCTCAATGGGCTCCTGGGGGGGTTGAATGGGGCTGCCGCCCCCAACCCTGCAGGCTTGAGCCAGGCTGGCGGGGCCCCCACGCTGCAGCTGCCAGGTTGTCTCAACAG TCTCACGGAGCAGCAGAGACACCTCCTGCAGCAGcaagagcagcagctgcagcagctgcagcagctcctgGCCTCTCCGCAGCTGACCCCG GAACACCAGACTGTTGTATACCAGATGATCCAGCAGATCCAGCAGAAGCGGGAGCTGCAGCGGCTGCAGATGGCCGGGGGCTCCCAGCTGCCCATGGCCAGCCTGTTGGCAGGAAGCTCCACCCCACTGCTGTCGGCGGGCACCCCTGGCCTGCTGCCTGCCGGAGCCCTGGTGGCTCCCTCCCTTGGCAACAACACAAGTCTCCTGGCCGCCGCAGCTGCGGCTGCggcagtagcagcagcaggcGGCCCTCCAGTGCTCACGGCCCAGACCAACCCCTTCCTCAGCTTGTCGGGGGCCGACACCAGTGGCAGTGGCCCCAAAGGAGGG ACCGCTGACAAAGGAGCCTCCGCCAACCAGGAGAAAGGCTAA
- the MLLT6 gene encoding protein AF-17 isoform X3, with amino-acid sequence MKEMVGGCCVCSDERGWAENPLVYCDGHACSVAVHQACYGIVQVPTGPWFCRKCESQERAARVRCELCPHKDGALKRTDNGGWAHVVCALYIPEVQFANVLTMEPIVLQYVPHDRFNKTCYICEEQGRESKAASGACMTCNRHGCRQAFHVTCAQMAGLLCEEEVLEVDNVKYCGYCKYHFSKMKTSRPSSGGGGTGSTGGGSGSGSTGGGGGFVTGRRSRSASPSTQQEKHPSHHERGQKKSRKDKERLKQKHKKRPESPPSILTPPVVPTADKVSSSASSSHHEASAQETSEGSRDSKGKKSSSHSLSHKGKKLSGGKGVSSFTSASSSSSSSSSSSSGGPFQPAVSSLQSSPDFSAFPKLEQPEEDKYSKPAAPTPPAPPSPPAPEPPKADLFEQKVVFSGFGPIMRFSTTTSSSGRTRAPSPGDYKSPHVLGSGASAGTHKRMPALSATPAPAEETPEAGLKEKKHKASKRSRHGPGRPKGSRNKEGPSGPATPSLPGAQLAGFTATAASPFSGGSLVSSGLGGLSSRTFGPSGSLPSLSLESPLLGAGIYTSNKDPISHGGGMLRAACSTPLSSSLLGAPGTSALPRLSRSPFTSALPSSSASISTTQVFSLAGSTFSLPSTHIFGTPMGAVNPLLTQAESSHTEPDLEDCSFRCRGTSPQESLSSISLPALFDQTASAPCGGVQLDPAAPGTTNMEQLLEKQGDGEAGVNIVEMLKALHALQKENQRLQEQILSLTAKKERLQILNVQLSVPFPALPAALPTANGPGPGPYGLPPQAGSSDSLSTSKSPPGKSSLGLDHSLSTSSEDPHSGCPSRSSSSLSFHSTPPPLPLLQQSPAALPLAPLPPQPQNGLGRAPGTAGLGAVPMAEGLLGGLAGSGGLPLNGLLGGLNGAAAPNPAGLSQAGGAPTLQLPGCLNSLTEQQRHLLQQQEQQLQQLQQLLASPQLTPEHQTVVYQMIQQIQQKRELQRLQMAGGSQLPMASLLAGSSTPLLSAGTPGLLPAGALVAPSLGNNTSLLAAAAAAAAVAAAGGPPVLTAQTNPFLSLSGADTSGSGPKGGTADKGASANQEKG; translated from the exons ATGAAGGAGATGGTAGGAGGCTGCTGCGTATGTTCGGACGAGAGGGGCTGGGCCGAGAACCCGCTGGTCTACTGCGATGGGCACGCGTGCAGCGTGGCCGTCCACCAAG CTTGCTATGGCATCGTCCAGGTGCCAACGGGACCCTGGTTCTGCAGGAAATGTGAATCCCAGGAGAGAGCAGCCAGGgtg AGGTGTGAGCTGTGCCCACACAAGGACGGGGCGTTGAAGAGGACTGACAATGGAG GCTGGGCCCACGTGGTGTGTGCCCTCTACATCCCCGAAGTGCAGTTTGCCAACGTGCTCACCATGGAGCCCATCGTGCTACAGTACGTGCCTCATGATCGCTTCAACAAG ACCTGCTACATCTGCGAGGAGCAGGGCCGAGAGAGCAAGGCGGCCTCGGGAGCCTGCATGACCTGTAACCGTCACGGGTGCCGGCAAGCTTTCCACGTCACCTG TGCCCAGATGGCAGGCCTGCTGTGtgaggaagaagtgttggagGTGGACAACGTGAAGTACTGTGGCTACTGCAAGTACCACTTCAGCAAGATG AAGACATCCCGGCCCAGCAGTGGGGGAGGAGGCACGGGCAGTACAGGCGgaggcagcggcagcggcagtaCAGGGGGAGGTGGCGGCTTCGTCACTGGCAGGAGGAGCCGGTCAGCCTCGCCGTCCACCCAGCAGGAGAAGCACCCCAGCCACCACGAGCGCGGCCAGAAGAAG AGTCGAAAAGACAAAGAACGCCTTAAACAGAAGCACAAGAAGCGGCCTGAGTCACCCCCCAGCATCCTCACCCCACCTGTGGTCCCCACTGCTGACAAG gtctCCTCATCGGCTTCCTCCTCCCACCACGAGGCCAGCGCTCAGGAGACCTcggagggcagcagggactcgaagGGGAAAAAGTCTTCCAGCCACAGCCTGAGTCACAAGGGAAAGAAGCTGAGCGGTGGGAAAGGTGTGAGCAGTTTTacctccgcctcctcctcttcctcctcctcctcttcctcctcctctgggggGCCCTTCCAGCCTGCAG TCTCGTCCCTGCAGAGCTCCCCTGATTTTTCTGCATTTCCCAAACTGGAGCAGCCGGAAGAGGACAAGTACTCCAAGcccgcagcccccacccctccagcccctccctcgcCCCCAGCCCCTGAGCCCCCCAAGGCTGACCTCTTTGAGCAGAAGGTGGTCTTCTCTGGCTTTGGGCCCATTATGCGCttctccaccaccacctccagctCGGGTCGGACCCGGGCCCCCTCCCCTGGGGACTATAAGTCTCCCCACGTCTTGGGGTCTGGGGCCTCAGCAGGCACCCACAAGCGAATGCCTGCACTGAGCGCCACGCCCGCACCTGCTGAGGAGACCCCCGAGGCGGGCCTGAAGGAGAAGAAGCACAAAGCCAGCAAGAGGAGCCGACATGGGCCAGGCCGTCCCAAGGGCAGCCGGAACAAGGAAGGCCCCAGTGGCCCGGCtaccccctccctgcctggggcccAGCTGGCTGGCTTTACGGCCACTGCTGCCTCGCCCTTCTCCGGAGGTTCCTTGGTCAGCTCCGGCCTGGGTGGTCTGTCCTCCCGCACCTTTGGCCCTTCTGGAAGCTTGCCCAGCCTAAGCCTGGAGTCCCCGCTGCTGGGGGCAG GCATCTACACCAGTAATAAGGACCCCATCTCCCACGGCGGGGGCATGCTGCGGGCCGCCTGCAGCACCCCGCtctcctccagcctgctgggagcCCCAGGGACCTCAGCCCTCCCCCGCCTCAGCCGCTCCCCATTTACCAgcgccctcccctcctcctctgcttctatCTCCACCACTCAG gtGTTTTCTCTGGCTGGCTCTACCTTTAGCCTCCCCTCTACCCACATCTTCGGAACCCCGATGGGTGCCGTTAACCCCCTTCTCACCCAAGCCGAGAGCAGCCACACAG AGCCAGACCTGGAGGACTGCAGCTTCCGGTGTCGGGGGACCTCCCCCCAGGAGAGTCTGTCTTCCAT CAGCCTCCCCGCACTCTTCGACCAGACGGCGTCCGCACCCTGCGGGGGCGTGCAGCTAGACCCCGCGGCCCCGGGAACCACCAACATGGAGCAGCTGCTGGAGAAGCAGGGAGACGGGGAAGCCGGCGTCAACA TCGTGGAGATGCTGAAGGCGCTGCACGCGTTGCAGAAGGAAAACCAGCGGCTGCAGGAGCAGATCCTGAGCCTGACGGCCAAGAAGGAGCGGCTGCAGATTCTCAACGTGCAGCTCTCCGTGCCCTTCCCCGCCCTGCCTGCTGCGCTGCCTACGGCCAACGGCCCGGGCCCGGGGCCCTACGGCCTGCCTCCCCAAG CCGGCAGCAGCGACTCCTTGAGCACCAGCAAGAGCCCTCCTGGGAAGAGCAGCCTCGGCCTGGACCACTCGCTGTCCACTTCTTCTGAG gacccCCACTCAGGCTGCCCGAGCCGCAGCAGCTCGTCGCTCTCCTTCCACAGCACGCCCCCACCGCTGCCCCTGCTCCAGCAGAGCCCCGCCGCCCTGCCTCTGGCCCCGCTCCCACCCCAGCCGCAGAACGGGTTGGGCCGGGCACCTGggacagcggggctgggggctgtgcccaTGGCCGAGGGGCTGTTGGGGGGACTGGCGGGCAGTGGGGGCCTGCCCCTCAATGGGCTCCTGGGGGGGTTGAATGGGGCTGCCGCCCCCAACCCTGCAGGCTTGAGCCAGGCTGGCGGGGCCCCCACGCTGCAGCTGCCAGGTTGTCTCAACAG TCTCACGGAGCAGCAGAGACACCTCCTGCAGCAGcaagagcagcagctgcagcagctgcagcagctcctgGCCTCTCCGCAGCTGACCCCG GAACACCAGACTGTTGTATACCAGATGATCCAGCAGATCCAGCAGAAGCGGGAGCTGCAGCGGCTGCAGATGGCCGGGGGCTCCCAGCTGCCCATGGCCAGCCTGTTGGCAGGAAGCTCCACCCCACTGCTGTCGGCGGGCACCCCTGGCCTGCTGCCTGCCGGAGCCCTGGTGGCTCCCTCCCTTGGCAACAACACAAGTCTCCTGGCCGCCGCAGCTGCGGCTGCggcagtagcagcagcaggcGGCCCTCCAGTGCTCACGGCCCAGACCAACCCCTTCCTCAGCTTGTCGGGGGCCGACACCAGTGGCAGTGGCCCCAAAGGAGGG ACCGCTGACAAAGGAGCCTCCGCCAACCAGGAGAAAGGCTAA